GACCGTCAAACAATACGAAGAGTTGTATCAGAAAATAATGAATTGATCCGTATGGGAAAACTTTGGGAAAAAATTAAAAAATTCGGAAAAGGAGCGTTGAAATATTTTCGCTTGACGATGGATTATCGCCAGGCTAAATTGCGGTATAATCATTTGTTTTTGAATATCACCAGCTATTGCAACTCTAATTGCGTTTATTGCGAAGTCAAGTGCCTGGATCACAAGAACGATCTGGAATTTGAGCGGCAAAAAAAATTGATCGCGGAGGCCAGGGAGCTGGGCGTCAAAGAAGTTTCCTTTTCCGGCGGCGAGCCGTTTGTCTATTATAAAGTCTGGGAATTGATCGATTATGTTTTAAGCCTGGGGATGGAGTTGAACATTATGTCCAACGGCCTGATGATCAATGATTTTACGCCGGAAAAAATTAATACTTTGAAAAAATTAAAGCGGATTTTCATTTCCCTGGAATCGGCCGATGCTAAAACGCATAATGAATTGCGAGGCGGCCGGGATTTTTTTGAGAAAACCATGGCCGGAGTCAAAAAGATGCTATCAGCCGGGGTTAAAGTCAGCTTTGCCTCGGTTTTGAGCAATAAAAATTATTCGGGTTTGGCGGATTTGATCAAATTAACCGAGGAATCAGGAGTGAATTCGGTTTTTTTCCAGCCCCTGCATGTCTGGTCCAATTATGACACGGTGGAAAACATCAAGGACAAGGAAAAATTGATTCCGGCGGAAGATGATTTTTCCGCTTTGCGGGAAAGCATCAGGCGCTCGATCAAGCTGGCCAAAAAATTGGGCGTGGACAATAATCTTCCCGCCTTGAAGCAATGGGTGGAAAAATATTATCTTTATCAGAAGGGGACGGATAAGCGGGGGAGATGGATCGATAATATTATGCCAAGCTATAAGTGCCTGGAAATTTTCACCAAGATCTTCATCGATTGCGACGGCGGAGTTTTGCCTTGCGCCATGCTCTCGCCCCAAGATAATTTGAACCATAAGAGTTTAAAGGATTCTTTGGTCAGTTTAGACGCCATCAAGCAAAGCATCGCCGCGGGAATTTTTCCCAAAGAATGCGATGAATGTTCCTGCCAGGTCGCTTCCAATTTTACCTTCAGTTTGCTGCTATCTCCGATCAAAAATATAAAAAACCTTTTTGTTTTTATCAAGGACAAGTTTTAATTTCCGCGTAGGAACGCAATATTTTGCGTTCCAAAAATAATTTAGCCAATCTGCGGAAAGAACGCAAAATATTGCGTTCCTACAAAATAAATTTATGCAAACTCCGGCAGAAGTATTTTTAATCGAACAAATCATTATTTTTTTGAAGAATATCCCGATCGCCTCCCGGCCGGCCAAGATCATCAATCTTGGCGCGGGCAAGAGTTTCGTGATCGAAGACAGCGTGGCCGCGGCTGACCCTGATTTTACGGTTGATCGCACCGATGTTTACGAGTGCCGGATGGATAATCCGCGGGCTCGAACGCGTTTTGTCTGCTCGGCCGACAAAATGCCCGAAGTGCCGACCGAGAATTATGATCTGGGTTTTTCCAATTATGTTTTGGAGCACGTGGCGAACCTGCCGGACGCGGCCAAAGAAATCTACCGCGTCATCAAACCGGGCGGGATTTTCGCGGTTTCCACGCCCAATCCGCAAGCGCCGGAATTTTTCATTTCCCGCCATACGCCGCTTTTCTTCCATCAGCTGATCAAGGGCAAGGGAAAATTCGCCGAAGCCTATGAAACTTTTTACGCTTACAAAAATATCGGCGAATTGATCAAGATTTTTATTGCCGCCGGCTTTAAAGCCAAAGAAGTTAAATTTTATCCTTTCACTATCGGTTATCTGTTCCGTTTTCCGATCATCAGCATTATCAGCCGCCTTTACGATAAATTAATTTCACTGCTTGGCGCCAAGCCGCTGATGGGTCAAGTCGGAATTGTTTTTGAAAAACGATCAAGACCTGATCAGGGGTTTGATCGTTCCGAGCCGTGAGGCGAGGAAGCTGTTTTAAATAGGCAAATTTTAAATTATGAAAAATCCCATCGAGCGCTATTATCACTTTTTACTTTAAGTTTATGAAAATATTACTTATCAACAATTATCATTATTCACGGGACGGAGTGACCAGGGCTTATTTTGATCTGGCTGAAATTTTAACCGCCCGGGGGCATGAAGTCGCCTTTTTTTCCGCCCATAGCGCCAAGGAAACTCCGACCAAGTGGTCGAAATATTTTGCTTCTCCCACTGATTTCGAAGAAAAAATCGGCGGATTGGCCAAAATCAAATTGATTGCCAAGGGTTTTTATAATTTTGAGGCGAAAAATAAATTAGCCGAGCTCTTAAAGGATTTTCAGCCCGATGTCGCTCATTTGCACAATATTTATCATCATCTTTCTCCTTCGATAATCGGCGTCTTGAAAAAAAATAAAATTCCGCTGGTAATGACCTTGCATGATTACGCGCTGGTCAGCCCGAATTACAATTTGTTCGCGCGGGGAAAAATTTGGGAAGGCGCTAAGGGCGGAAAATTTTGGCGCTGTCTGGCCGACCGCTGCGTCAAAGGCTCTTATTGGCGAAGTTTTTTGGCGATGATCGAGTCTTATTTTTATCAAGGGCTGGGAAGTTATCGGAAAATAGATTTATTCATTTCGCCCAGCCGTTTTTTGATCGATAAATTCAAAGAATTCGGATTTAAATCAGAAATCATTTATCTCCCCAATCCTTTTTTGCTGACGGATGAGGCCGCGTCCGCCAATCGGGCGGAAAAAGAAAAATATTTCCTTTATTACGGGCGCTTAAGCGCCGAGAAGGGGATAGCTGATTTGCTGCGCGCTTATGCCAAACTGGAAACAGATATTAAATTAAGGATCGTCGGCGCCGGACCGCAAGAAGCTGATCTGAAAAAAATCGTCGCCGAAGAAAAAATCAGCGGCGTGGATTTTTCGGGCTACAAGATCGGCGCGGAACTTTGGCGGCAAGTCGCCGGCGCCGAAGCGATTGTTGTCCCGTCGCGCTGGTATGAGAACGCGCCGTACAGCGTGATCGAGCCGATGGGGTTGGGCAAAATAGTAATAGCCGCCAATCTCGGCGGCCTGGCCGAATTGATCAGCGATGGCCGAAGCGGTTTTCTTTTTGCCGCCGGCGACATTGAGGATTTGAAAACCAAATTGAATTTTATTTTATCTCATCCGGAATTGAAAGATTCGATCGGCGCGGCGGCGATCGCGGCCGTAAAAGACAAAAATGATCCGGAAAAATTCTATCAAGCCTTGCTTAAAATCTACGAGCGGGCGCCTAAAGTGTAATTTTTAGGATTTTTTGCCGTTTAAATTAAGGGTTGCTTATCAGAAACGGGGTCAAGGAAGAAACTTAAAAATATTGATAAATTTGGCTAACCAAGGCCATTTTTTTGTTAGAGCGGTTAAGGGGTGAAAAAGTATTGACATTTAGTATTAATTATGCTACTATCAGATGATTGTCTTATGATTATTTATTATAACTTATTATAACTTTTTAAATTTATACTAACTATGAAAAAAGTCCTAATTATCGCTGTTTTGTTCGCCGTCTTGGGTGCTTCGCTTTTGATGCAGCCGACCGAGAGCAAAACCAAAGCTTATTACTCCGGCAAGGCTGTGGGTTATAACGGAACGTTTTATGTCGGCACCGTCAACACCGGCAATTTTGAGCTGTTCGCTTTGGGAAACGGCCAGCTTAATAAAGTGACCACTATCCAATCTCTCGACGCGAACTACAAGGAGTTCGGCGATCTGCTTTTTGATAAAGCTGACGGCCGCCTTTATGTTTATTTGGTGAATGGCCGCTATTTAATCAAGTACGACATCACTGATCCGGAAATCCCCGCGCTCTTATTGAAGGTCAAGGATAATTCCTGGGACTGGTTCGCGCGCGTGGAAAAGGTTAACGGCAATATCGTTACCATCGGCAGCAAGGGCACCAAGGTCTGGAACAAGGATATGCAAGTGATCGATTCCTACGCCATGGTCAACAATATGTCGTTGGGCTATTCCCAATTCGTCGACAACGGCAAATTGATGGTGAGCATGAAAGACAAATTGAATGTCTATAGCACGGCTTCCCGGCAAAAAGTTTCCGAATACACCATTGCCACCAATGATGCCAACACCGGCCGGGCGATCACCAGCGATGAGAATTTGATTTATTTGGTTGACGATCAATCTTTGAAAGCGGTTGATTTCGACGGCAACGTGATAAAGCAATTCACCCATGCCGGCGTGACCGGATACGACGTCATCGATTCCACCGATCCGAATTATCTTTATTTCTCCGACGGTGTCGGCATCGTCAAGGTTGACAAGGAAACTTTCCAGCCGGTTAAATGGGATTGGACCACGAACTCCGGTCCGTCCGGAAGCTGGGCGATGGGCATCAGTTCCGCCAATGACGCTAACGGCGAAAAAATCGCGATCTTCAACGGTTCGAATATCATGGTCCTTGACCAAAATATGAATACGGTCGCCACTTATCTGGCGGTGGAAAAAGACACCCGCCCGACGCAACCGTTAAGCTTGGGCATTGATAAGAATTTTGGCGCGGAAGGATCCCAGGTTGCCGTTCATGGCACCGGTTTCGGTCTGAATGAAACTTTGAAAATTGAAATCAATAAGATCAAAGTCGCCGAAGTCCAAGCTGATGAGTATGGCAATTTTATTGCCACGATCACGGTCCCGGCGGTGGAACACAACCCGCTTAATACCGATATCAAGGTCACCGGACTTAGTTCCAAGCTTACTTACTCTACGACCTTCAGGATTGAATAATAATTTATTCGAACTCTTATATGCCTTTCATCTTTAGTAAAAGGTGGAAGGTAATAAGAAGTTGAAAATATAATCCGAACCTACGAAATACCCGAATACTACAAACAGCCACATAACGAAAGCGCTGATTAAGAGTGTTCGGGAAAAAAATGTTCGTAGTATTCGTGTCTAATTCGTAGTATTCGTATTATATACCCAAAATTATTTATGAAGATTGCAATCATTGGACAAAAAGGTATCCCGAGCATTTCGGGAGGAGTGGAAAAACACGTGGAAGATTTATCAATCCGCCTGGTTAAGGCCGGCCATGAAGTTTTCGTTTACACCCGTCCGAATTATACCGATAAGAATCTGCAGGAATATCAAGGCGTCAAGTTGATTTCCTTGCCTTCCGTCGCCACCAAACATTTGGACGCGATCACTCACACCTTTCGCGCCTGTTTGGACGTGGCCAAACGCGACGTGGACGTCATCCATTTCCATTCCATCGGGCCGTCTTCGCTGATCTGGCTGGTAA
This genomic window from Patescibacteria group bacterium contains:
- a CDS encoding radical SAM protein; translation: MGKLWEKIKKFGKGALKYFRLTMDYRQAKLRYNHLFLNITSYCNSNCVYCEVKCLDHKNDLEFERQKKLIAEARELGVKEVSFSGGEPFVYYKVWELIDYVLSLGMELNIMSNGLMINDFTPEKINTLKKLKRIFISLESADAKTHNELRGGRDFFEKTMAGVKKMLSAGVKVSFASVLSNKNYSGLADLIKLTEESGVNSVFFQPLHVWSNYDTVENIKDKEKLIPAEDDFSALRESIRRSIKLAKKLGVDNNLPALKQWVEKYYLYQKGTDKRGRWIDNIMPSYKCLEIFTKIFIDCDGGVLPCAMLSPQDNLNHKSLKDSLVSLDAIKQSIAAGIFPKECDECSCQVASNFTFSLLLSPIKNIKNLFVFIKDKF
- a CDS encoding glycosyltransferase, with protein sequence MKILLINNYHYSRDGVTRAYFDLAEILTARGHEVAFFSAHSAKETPTKWSKYFASPTDFEEKIGGLAKIKLIAKGFYNFEAKNKLAELLKDFQPDVAHLHNIYHHLSPSIIGVLKKNKIPLVMTLHDYALVSPNYNLFARGKIWEGAKGGKFWRCLADRCVKGSYWRSFLAMIESYFYQGLGSYRKIDLFISPSRFLIDKFKEFGFKSEIIYLPNPFLLTDEAASANRAEKEKYFLYYGRLSAEKGIADLLRAYAKLETDIKLRIVGAGPQEADLKKIVAEEKISGVDFSGYKIGAELWRQVAGAEAIVVPSRWYENAPYSVIEPMGLGKIVIAANLGGLAELISDGRSGFLFAAGDIEDLKTKLNFILSHPELKDSIGAAAIAAVKDKNDPEKFYQALLKIYERAPKV
- a CDS encoding methyltransferase domain-containing protein, with translation MQTPAEVFLIEQIIIFLKNIPIASRPAKIINLGAGKSFVIEDSVAAADPDFTVDRTDVYECRMDNPRARTRFVCSADKMPEVPTENYDLGFSNYVLEHVANLPDAAKEIYRVIKPGGIFAVSTPNPQAPEFFISRHTPLFFHQLIKGKGKFAEAYETFYAYKNIGELIKIFIAAGFKAKEVKFYPFTIGYLFRFPIISIISRLYDKLISLLGAKPLMGQVGIVFEKRSRPDQGFDRSEP